GCCGTAATATCTTTGCCGTCCAAGCAGATCTTTCCTGTTGTCGGCTTTTCCAGTCCCATGAGAAGACGCGTTACCGTTGTCTTACCGCAGCCGTTCCGCCCTCCGAGTCCGATGAACTCCCCGGTACCGATTTGCAGATCAATATGCTCCAACACGGTTGCCGTATTGTCATAGGAAAAACTTACATCTCTCATTTCCAACATCGCGTTTTTCTCCCCTTTTGCATACAAAAAAAAACCTTTCGTCCCTCAAAAAAGGGACGAAAGGTTGTCATTCCGCGGTGCCACCCCAATTGGCATGTTCCATGCCCGGCTCACTTGTACGGCCTAAGCGATACAAGGTTCTTTGATAGCGATGGAACTACACCGGCGCACCCTACTGGAAACATCGTTCAGGCCGCATCTCCCGAATCCATTCTACCCGCCGGTCCGTGCTGAACTTCCACTGCCATCAGCTCGCTGTAACTGCCCCACTCGGATATACTCGTTTCGTTCATCGATCTGGTATTTATGTTTGGACAGTATTATATACTGCACACTCTGTTCTTGTCAAGCAACGGACGGGCATCTTTTTGTACGGCAAAACATGCCTGCAAATGCCGTCGGCACACCATCATAGTTGTTCCGCGCAAAAACGGCGGAAAAGGCACGGCCCTTACGTCTTCCCTTTTGACGTCTCTTCCCCTAGCCGCAATGCGCCTTCGTGTAGAACCAGGCCGAAGGCCGCCGCCAGATCCGACAAGTTCTGATTCGTCATCGCCTGCCGTTTGCCGCCCATAGCGCGGATTTTCACACAAATGGACGCCGCTTTTTCCAGCGAATCCATTAATCCGAAAGCGTCATCAAAATCGTCACCGCAAACGAAGGTGCCGTGATGCGCCCAGATGACAGCCCGATATCGCTCCATTTTCGCCAACGTCGCCGTCGCCACCGCTTCGCTGCCGGGCACCATCCAAGGTACGATACCGATACCTTCGGGAAAAACGAGGGGATTTTCAATATCCGCTTCCCACAGTTCCCTCGTAATGGCGGCATCGTCAATGGGAACGACGAACGTCAAGGCGATCAGATTTGCCGGATGCGCATGGTAAACAATGCGGTTGCGACTTGCATCCCGTCTCTTCTTCAACGCCTGTGTCCGAAGGTGCGTCGGCAGCTCACTGGTCACGTTACCGCCCTTTTCCAGCCCCCAACGGACGGCATAGCTGCCGCCGTCGGCTGCCAGCTCAATAATGCCGAGGCACTCTTCCGGAGCGGCAGCAACCTTGCTCATGTATTTGCCGCTGCCCGTAAGAAGAAAGAAATCGCCGCCCAACACCGGAAGCGGCATCGTCAAAGGCAGCCAGTTCCGTTTCGTACCGAAGCCCGCACGGCAAGCAGCCGCTTCCGCCGCCGTTAAACGATAGCTGAGATTACCGCCGTTTCGTTCATGCCAGCCGCGCTGATTCGCTTCTTCCGCCATATGAATGCAGTCTCTCACAAAGGACTCGTGCAATACTTCCATCATTCGTTCCTCCTCATCATTCATGTCTTTTCAGAATAGCACAGGGATTTCTCCGCGTCTACAATTTTGCCGCAAAAAATCTATCCTCTTTCTTGACAATGATTCCTTTTCCTAGTAGAATGACAAGCGAACAAGTTCATACATTTTATCCAGAGTGGCGGAGGGACTGGCCCTATGAAGCCCGGCAACCGGTAATACGGTGCCAATTCCTGCGGAAGCAATTCCGAGAGATAAAGAAACGGTACCCTCTTTCTTCTTTCGGAAAGAGGCTTTTTTATTGACTTCCGCTATACATTACCAAAGGGGGAATCCGTTAAATGAACCATTTCAAAAAATTATCTTTATTAGCGACGGCAGCACTTCTGTCGTTGGCAGTATTAGCAGGCGGCTGCGGCAGCAGCACACCGGCAGGCGGTACGGAAAGCACGAAGAATACGACGATCACCGTCGGCGCCACACCGGTACCGCACAGCGAAATCCTGAATGAAATCAAACCGCTTCTGGCTAAAGAAGGCATCGATTTGAAAATCGTTGAATTTATGGACTATGTCAAACCGAATCTGGCGTTGGCCGACGGCGAACTCGATGCAACGTTCCATCAGCACGTGCCGTTTATGGATAAATTCAACAGCGAACACGGCACAAAACTCGTCTCAGCCGGAAAAGTC
This Megasphaera vaginalis (ex Bordigoni et al. 2020) DNA region includes the following protein-coding sequences:
- the rhaD gene encoding rhamnulose-1-phosphate aldolase — its product is MMEVLHESFVRDCIHMAEEANQRGWHERNGGNLSYRLTAAEAAACRAGFGTKRNWLPLTMPLPVLGGDFFLLTGSGKYMSKVAAAPEECLGIIELAADGGSYAVRWGLEKGGNVTSELPTHLRTQALKKRRDASRNRIVYHAHPANLIALTFVVPIDDAAITRELWEADIENPLVFPEGIGIVPWMVPGSEAVATATLAKMERYRAVIWAHHGTFVCGDDFDDAFGLMDSLEKAASICVKIRAMGGKRQAMTNQNLSDLAAAFGLVLHEGALRLGEETSKGKT